GAACCGTTACACAAAGGCGCAGAACCGCCACGAGAGCAGCCGATTCATCGGTTGGGAGCTTTGCGTGAGATCTTCCTTTCTCCCGACAAACCAAAAAGCCCGCGATGACTACCAAACAATCGGGTAGAAGTCTTGGGCTTTTATCGAGAAACGCGATTGGCTTTTGCAGACCAGCCGTCTAGTATGCTCGTCAATCGTGAAAGCCCTCACCACTGTTCTCACTACCTTTTTGGAAAACCGGACCAGCCGTCAAAATCTGATGGCCTTATTCCGTTTGCTCTTCGTCTTTTTGATCATCGTCACGGTTTTCAGTGTGATCTTTCACGAGCTGATGGAGCGGGAGGGCCAGCACCACAGCTGGGTCACCGGCTTTTATTGGACACTGACGGTGATGTCGACGCTTGGATTTGGTGACATCACCTTTTCATCCGACCTGGGCCGGCTCTTTTCCATCGTGGTCCTGGTCACCGGTGTCGTCTTTCTGCTGGTCTTGCTTCCCTTTACCTTTATCGAGTTCTTTTACGCTCCCTGGATGCGGGCCCAACAGGCGACCCACGCCCCGCGTGAGTTGCCAGCCACAATGAAACGGCATGTTATTCTGACCCTGCACGGCCCGATCACCAAGCTGTTGGTAAAGATGTTGAAAAAACACCACCACCCGTACGTTGTACTCGTCCCAACCCTGACAGAAGCCCTGGATCTTCATGAAAACAATGTGCCCGTGGTTCTGGGGGAATACAGCGACCCCGAAACCTATCAAAAGCTCCGGATCGAGCAGGCGGCCATGGTCGTCACCACCCGATCAGACATCATCAACACCAACGTGACGTTTTCCGTCCGCGAAATCTCGGAAAACATCCCCATCATCGCCTCGGCGAGGTCAAGCGCAGCCGTGGATGCTCTCGAACTATCCGGGGTCACCCACATCCTGAATCTGGAAGAAATGATGGGGCAAGCACTGTCCCGCCGCGTGGTGGGCGGCGATTCCAAAGCCCACGTGATCGGGGTGATGGACAAACTCGTCATCGCCGAGGCTGCAGCCGCCGGCACGGAACTGGTAGGGAAAACCATCGCCGAGAGCAAGATCAAGCCGATCACCGGAGTCACGCTGGTCGGCTTCTGGAATCATGGAAAACTCTTGCCTGTGGCTCCCGACACCCAGATATGCGATTCGTCTATTTTCATCCTCGGCGGCACCCACGACCAGATCGAAAAATACAACACGGCCTTTGGCCATCAAAGCAACAAAAAGAGCAGCGTTGTCATTGTCGGAGGCGGCCGGGTGGGGCGCGCCACGGCTCTTGCACTGGACGAACAAGAAGTGGAATGGAAGATGATCGAAAGGCTGGCTAAGCGGGTGAAGTTTCACGACCGAACCCTCGTCGGTGATGGCTCCGAGTTCGACCTGTTGGTCAAAGCCGGCCTGCACGAGGCGTCCACGGTGATCATCACGACACACGACGACGACACCAATATCTTCCTAACCATCTTCTATCGCCGCTTGCGTAAAAGTCTCCAAATTATCAGTCGCTGCACCCAGGAGGAAAACGTAGCCCGCCTTCACCGGGCCGGGGCCAATGTCGTGCTGTCCTATTCCACCATGAGTGCCAACACCATCCTGAACTACCTCCGTGGCAGCGAAACCCTGCTGCTCGCCGAAGGAGTCAGCATCTTTACTGCCAAAACCCCAAAAGTCTTGGAAGGCACGACCCTGGCCAAATCCCAGGTGCGCTCCAAAACCGGCTGCTCGATTATCGCCACGGATCAGGACGGAAAACGCAGGATCAACCCCGACCCCGACACGGTGCTTCACGAAGGGAAGAGCCTCATTATGATTGGGTCACTAGCGGCTGAAGAGAAGTTCTTCGAAATCTATGAGCCCGAGATCTAAACAAAGAGCTTCGAACCATCTTGAAAGGACCGCAGCCGCCAACTCAGCGAAAATCATGACAATGAAAACCACGGCCCTCTACTTCGCCATTACAGCATTTGTCCTTCTTGCAACACACAGCAGCTATGCCACCCCGGACCGCAGTGTCAGGGTCCATGAAAAAATGCTCGGTACACATGCTGATGGATACGCGATCATTCGCGAAGAAATCGACAACCTGGGAAACTATTATACCGACGACCGGAATATATGGTTAGATGAATACTCAAAGGATGACGCTTCGGGAAGCAAAGTGAAAACCACTTTTCTGTTAAATCAGACAGACTCGGTCGACATGGATGATGGCACGGTCAAAACCACTTCTACGCAACCCGATACACCGACACCCACCTTATCGGATTTAATAAGCCGCTACTCACCCATGGGGCTAAAAGCATGGTCTCAAGATCAAATCAAAGAGCTACATATCGACCACAAAACCGGACACATCGCCTACAGATCCCAGTCCCTCTTTGATGCAAACACCGTGCTCAAGCAACGTTTCCGTGAATCACACAGCGAGCAAAACTTCAGTTTGGTGTCGGTTGCAGAAGACTCGAATGCAATCTTTCTCACCATTTCGACCATGGTGCAAGAAGGTAGGCAGGAACGTGTGATTTGCGTTTCTCCCAGCGTCACTCGTAATGTCAGAGCTCTCCAAAACCTTGAACCCATTCATCTCTCAGCGGGCACATTTCAATCAGCCGAGGAGGCATGGGACTTCAAACGAAAACTCGATAAGGACAAAAAAAATCGTCGCTCCGAATCGAGTGTCTGGTCTGTCTTCCGGGAGAAGGATGCAAAACTCGATTATGTTGTCATCCTCACCCATTCGAAATCCTTCATTGGTAAGAATGATCGAGGAAGGATGAAAACCGTCCCTGAAGTTACTTTGGTTCCCATCACCAGTGACCATTTTCGCTCCCTGATTGTTGATGCAGCCCCATAACACAGCATGCCTGCCCTTTAGAAAACCATGAAACCATTAGTCATCACCCTACTGAGCTCCTTGTTTCTCTTTGGGCTGCTTCAATCAGAGGGACTCGGACAGCAAACGATCATCGAGGAGCAATTCTTCGGCTCCAACTCAACATCCTACGCACTTCTGCGAACAGAAACCATGTTGTCACCCGCTGGTGAAAAAATCCGCAGCCGCACCTGGCTCGATGAATACACAAAAGTGCCGACCCTACTTTACAACTACTCGACGAAACAGCCATACGAGGAACAGATCCAACAAGGTGTCTATGGCAGCAAACTATCTCGGTCCGTTCTTTTACTGGACACCAGCCATAATCAGAAAAACCATAAACAGCCTACTTCTGAAACACAAACCACAGAGAAAAGAAACGTCCATACACAGGAGCGCACAACCACCATCTCCAAGCTTCTTCTTCGCTACCCATGCCGCAGTTTAAAGCCATGGCCAGCCGAACATGCAGCACAACTGCGTCACTCCGATGAGAGTTTGTTCATATCGTTCAAGGGGCAAGTCATGGTGAATGGTAAAGCGATGAGAACTCACATGGGTGGACTCGATATGGGTGATACAAAAGCCAAGTCATTGATAGGGTCGCGGACGGTTGACCAGGTCGCTGACGACAATAACTGCACCTATCTGACCGTCACGGCACGTTCTGAGCAAAAGGTCCAGACCCGCATCTTTTGCATGGTTCCCCCACTGGCCGATAATCTACATGCCTTATGGACTAGGGAGCCTCTTTACCTCACAACTGGTCTCATCAACGAAAAAGAAGAGGCTCTACATTTGGCCAAGGAGATGCGTGGAAAACTAATCAAAGAAAAGGCATGGTCTGCGGTTGGCGTAGAGGTGTGGTCATTTTACAACTCGTCCTATTCTCGTCGTTTTTTCTGCGTCGCCATTTCTGACACCATGGATCTCATCAAGCGCCGCCAGGTTCGGGCCCTTTCCGAACTACTCGACATGCAGTTCGTTCCTATGCCAAGCGGCACATTCGCCGTCTCCGTTCAGAAGTTTCCGTAAACAAAGGCATACTTTGGAGTCATCCAATTGAAATCAGGGGCTTGTGTGCCAAGCTTGTGTGCCGAGCTTGTTTGGCTTTTGTCGGCTGCAAGGGTGTGGTATGCCCCGGGCGCAGGGTTATGAAATGTGTCGTCTTATTCACCGTCATGGTTTTATGTGCTTGTTCGTCCAAGCCGAAGGTCGAAGATGTAGGGATAAGTGAAGCGTCGTTTCGCTCATACCATTACCAAGTGCTGTATGATTTTTTCGGTGGGCAGGGATTTGATAAAGCGAACCTTAGCTCTCATTCACACCACCTGATGCAGGTTCAAGAGGTGCAGAAAGTCTTTACATCCGCTGAGGCCGATCTATCAGGCGTGCTTTTTGTCGATTGTAAGGACAAAGAAAAAATAAAAATATCAGCATTCCCTACCCGTGAAGATTTAGACGACCAAACGAGAAAACTCAACGATACCGAAAAAAAGGCTCTCGCAAGCTTGTTATCAAAAAAGGAAGGCTATGCGGGATACCGGGAAAAAGGCTCAGAAGTCCATTCATTTATGTGGCCTGTCCGCGCCATTCATGAGACATGTGTCACATGCCATGGGGGTGAAAAAGGAGCCTTATTGGGAGCGATTGTTTATCAGTTTTCTGAGTGAAACCAAAAGCACATCTGGCAGTATGCAACAACCAATCACTGCCACATATAGCGCTTCTCCAGACATGAATCATGCCGCTATCCGCTCTGCCCGGTTTGTTTTTCCTTCTTGTCAGCAGCGCCTCCTGATTTAGGGTGACTCCCTCGCTCCTATCTACCTACTTAGCCAACGACATCACCATGAAAACCACCACTCTCTGCTTCGCCATTGCCACATGTTGCCTTTTTGCTGCATGCTCGAAAAAGACAGAATCGTCCAATCAGCCAACGGATGCAACAGCTTCTGAGAACCTGCTCGATGCATGGTCCTATGTTCTCGTGGATGAGGACGTCAAAAAAGAAGATGTCTGGAGCGAAAAAGATGGTGTGATCATCTGCAAAGGAGAACCCTTGGGCTATTTGGTAACCAAAGAGTCCTATCAGGATTTCAAACTGGAGTTGGACTGGCGTTGGGCACCCGGAACCGCACCCGGCAACAGCGGTGTGCTCCTGCGGATCGCTGGAGAACCCGCGACCTTCATGCCGAAGTGTGTCGAGGCCCAGCTCAAGAGTGGCAGCGCCGGCGACCTCTGGGCATTTTTCGGAGCCAGTATGGAAGGTGAGCCCAGCCGCTTTCGGGAAATCAAAGATCACAAGGATCTCGGAGACTTCAAAGGCATCGCAAAAATCAAAGCTGCAGAAAAAGCACCCGGAGAGTGGAATCATTATGAGATCACGCTTTCGGGAGGTAAGATCAACGTTGTGGTCAACGGAGAAGCCGTCAACCAAGCAAGCGGACTGGATGTTCTATCCGGGCCCATCGGCCTGCAATCGGAAGGTGGTGAAATCCACTTCCGGAATTTCAAAGTCACCCCTCAATAATCCCCGGAGTCCTCAACTCGGCAACGGGGCGAAGACGGGAGCGATACCGCAGCCGCTTGCCCTTATCCCGACGAGTAACCATCATCGTTCCTTTCGAGTCTTCGCTCTGCTTCACTTACGGCCAATCCTCCGACCGATAAAGCTACTCCTCCCCATATGCGTGGTCCCGGAATGTCAGGTGATCATTCCGGTCGTGCAAAACGCCCAGCATATATTTGGACGAAAGTAACACGACCCACTGCCCGTCCTGGTCACGAGCGATGGCCGATCCGGTCGGTAGATGAACCTTGGGGGCATTGCGATCACGTCTCAAGGGATCAGGCTCGTGTTCATCAAACCACTGAACAACCGACCATGGCGAATGTTCCAGCCGGGTTTCGACCCCATACTCTGCGATCAGGCGAGCTTGCAACACCTCAAACTGGAGAGGTCCCACAGCTCCTAACATCGGAACAGCCTGAAGACTTCCATGCACGTGGTATGCCTGGGCCACACCTTCTTTCATCAACTGCTCCATCCCTGATCGGTAACGTTTGATATTGGCTGTATCCTTGTTGACGATGTAGGTGAAACACTCCGGAGTGAAACGGGGCATCTCTTTATAAACCACCTTGGGGGCGCTCGTCAGAGTGTCACCGATGAGGAAATTATAATTACCCACCAAGGCAAGGATGTCACCAGCGTAGGCGGTATCCAAGGTCTCTCGGTCCTGACCAAACAACTTTTGGGCATTGGCGAGTCTGACTTTTTTACCGCTGCGCTGGTCGACCACCTGCATATCCCGCTCGAACACACCGGAAACAATCCGAATAAAGACCGCCCGGTCGCGGTGCCGCGGGTTCATGTTGGCCTGAATTTTGAAAACAAATCCTGAGAAACTATCTGTATTCGGCTCTACCATCTTGCCATCACTGACGCGCCCGGCAGGTGGTGGTGCCATTTGCAGAAAGCTCTCCAGCATGTTCTGCACCCCGAAGTTGTTCATCGCGCTCCCAAAATAAATCGGCATCTGTTCACCGGCCAGAACCCGATCAATCTCCAAGGGCTCGGTCAGGCCATCGAGCAATTCCACTTCCTGGGTCACTGTCTCATAAAGGTCATCACTCAAGGCCTCGCGGACTTTGTCATCCTCGATCCCGGCAACTTCAAGAGGCGCCTTAAACGTTCCACCCGTGGTTCGTTCAAACAGGTTCACCTCGGCTTTTTCGCGATCATACACGCCACGGAAGCGCTCTCCGTCACCAAGCGGCCAGTTGACCGGTGCCGGGGCCAATTTGAGCACCTTTTCCAACTCGTCGAGCAATTCCAGCGGTGGACGTGAGGGACGATCCATTTTATTGACGAACACAAAAATGGGGACGCCACGCCGACGGCAAACGTCAAACAGCTTCAAGGTCTGCGCCTCGATCCCCTTACCGGCGTCGATCACCATCACCGCGGCATCCACCGCCGAAAGCACCCGGTAGGTGTCTTCAGAAAAATCATGGTGACCCGGAGTGTCGAGCAGATTGACACAGCAATCGTTGTATTCAAATTGCAGCACTGTCGAGGAAACCGAAATCCCCCGCTCCTTCTCCATCGCCATCCAGTCGCTGGAGGTCGATTGTTGTTCTTTTTTAGACGTGACACTCCCGGCCAGGCCAATGGCCCCCCCGTAGAGCAAAAGCTTCTCGGTGAGGGTCGTTTTCCCCGCATCCGGGTGGGAGATGATGGCAAAGGTCCGGCGCCGAGAAATTTCGTGTGCAGCGGCGGCGGAAACCGGGTTGGTGATCGTTGAAGTGCTCAAAGGTGAAAGGGGGGTAACGCAAAGCAGCGCAATTGGCAACTCAGCAACCCAGGCGATTTGGTAAATTTTCAGCCGCGCGCTGTTACCCGCTACATAGGCTGATACAAAAGCTGGCCGTCATGTCACTTTTTACCTTTCCTGTCTGGCTTTCACCGTTACTGTCCTCCTTTATGCATCGCTTTCATCAATCCCTCAAACGCGCCATTCTCACGTGCTCTCTGACGACCTGCCTCATCGCCCCATGCAGTTTTGCCGGTAACTCCTTCGGTATCAAAGAGCTGAAAATCGACGAGACAATGCAAAACCGCTTCATGGTGGATGCCATTTACTACTCCCCCAGCTGCTCCAGACTGATCAACACCGTCACCAACGACCACTGGAGAATTCTTAAGTTCCGCCTGACAGCGAGCAGTGATGACTGGTATTTTCTAGACTTCAACAATGGTCAAAGTGATGACCCCACCTTTGTGATTTCGCCGGTCAAAAACCCCAAGCAATCTTCTTCGTTTACCGCGACCACCTTACATATTCCGGGTAATGGCCATCTCTATTTCGAGCGAACCATGAACAGTTATCTCCCCGTGGAAAAAGGTAAAATCGTCCGAACCGAAGACGGCTTCGAAGAACAGCAACAACCGTTTTACGCCATCAATCTCAAGACCAAAACCCTCAAACCCGTTCAACTCTACGGAGACGAAGCCTGCACCAAAGTCATCGCAAAACTGGGTATAGGCGCCAAGGTCACAGCGCTGGTGGCGCGCCCAAACAGCCCTCATATTCTCGTCCAAACACCCTTCGGCCTCACCGGCTGGATCAAAGACGCCTCCACAAACAGTGATCTCGATGGCATCGCAGCCAGCGGCGACTAAGCTGCACCCATTCAACTCCACCACCGCCCAACAACCCACTCACATCCCAAACCTATGTACCCAGCTCCATTGCTCATCCGTATACTCACCCTGGCCTCGGTCTTCACCCTTGCTTGCAACATGCAAATCCATGCCGAAGACAAGGAAGACAAAGTTCTTCTCACCCCAGAACTCTTCGACTACGACTACGAATTGGCATACTATAAAAAAACAAACATGCTCTACGTAAAAATGGAACGTATGGCACGTTACGGCAGAAGCATTTTGACAATATCGCCCAAAGATCTCGACCTGAAAAAGGCGGACATTGAAGACATCACCGGCGGCGGACGCCGGGGCTCCACCTACCTGTCGATTCCGCTCAAACCCAACAAACAGGTTCTCGTTCACTACTGGGATTCAAACCCGGATGAAGAGGAAGTCAAATCCCCTGAATCCATCGGTTACCAAAACTCCGTCCTGATCTGCTGTTCCAGCTCCGACGCCGCAAAAAAACTTCTCGGCATCCTCGCCAAGCTGGCAAAATAAACCCATGCCCAGGTCTCAGCCTCCAATGGAGACTGGGATCATGACCCTCCCAGTTTACCTCTATCCCGTTGTCCGTTCTTATGAGAATCCCTTGCATGTCCCATCTGAGCGCCGGAATGCTTGCGCTTCTGATCTCATCCTGTGCCGGCCCCGATACTTCCGCCGAACGTCAACAGCAAGCTCGCAAGCTAAGCCATGACCTTCAGCAGCTTTCTCCGGCTGTCAGTGCGGTCGAAGCTGACAAGATGGCAAGCGTCGCGGTGGAGGAGTCGGCCAAACTGGCCGAGAGTTACAAACCACTCGGCCCAGCATGGTTTAACAATTGGCTCGTCAACCGGGGACTACGCAAACGAGGTCTTTGCTATCACTGGCGCAACGATTTATTCCCTCACCTCTTTCAGCTGAAATCAAAAACCCTGGAACTCCACCTTGCAACCAGCAAACGTGGCACACCATTCGAGCACAATGGCATCGCGGTAACCGCACGTAACCAAGCCTTCGAGCAGGGAATCATCCTAGACCCCTGGCGCAAGGGAGGACGGCTCTGGTGGGGCCCCATCATTCAAGACCGCTATCCATGGGAACTCCAGCACCGGGATCTCACACCGATGAAACTTCGCCCCCTACTCATGCCAGAACGCTACCCAACACCAGAATCTGCAGGATGATGTAAGCCGATTCCACTCCTCGACGTAAACTCCAGGGCAAACGAACACCATCATTCCGACAATCTAGCCACTCAAATGTATGATGAACCCAGCCTTCCACTCATGTCTGAAAATCCTCTGCGCATCACTGACGCTTATCCTAACAATCAACTTGCGGGCCGCCGAACCCGATCCTCACCCTGAAACATTGAGGGTGATGAGCTATAACACTTGGTATGTTTTCGCAAAAGGGAAAGCAATCGAAGCCGGTGGAAAATGGATCCATTCTCAGACACCCGACGTAGTTGCTCTGCAAGAGCTTACCAACATCAAACCGGAGAAGCTCGAACAACTTGCTGCCAGCTGGGGGCACAACCATAGCAGCTTACTGAAAACCAGTGGTTTTTCCGTGGGCCTCACTTCACGTTGGCCTATCAAGGTCATTGAAAAAGGTCAGAAGGGAATGCACCATGGCTTTCTTCACGCGAAGACCCATGGCGTTCACTATTTTGTGGTACACCTTTCCCCATTCAAATGGGAAGTCCGCCAGCGTGAAGCCAACATCCTAACAAAAAAAATCACCCCCTTGTTGAAACAGGGTGAACGTATCATCGTCCTGGGCGATTTCAACGCCTATTCACCCGAGGACCAACCGTGGCTCGAACCC
The Oceaniferula marina DNA segment above includes these coding regions:
- a CDS encoding DUF3365 domain-containing protein encodes the protein MKCVVLFTVMVLCACSSKPKVEDVGISEASFRSYHYQVLYDFFGGQGFDKANLSSHSHHLMQVQEVQKVFTSAEADLSGVLFVDCKDKEKIKISAFPTREDLDDQTRKLNDTEKKALASLLSKKEGYAGYREKGSEVHSFMWPVRAIHETCVTCHGGEKGALLGAIVYQFSE
- a CDS encoding potassium channel family protein, translating into MKALTTVLTTFLENRTSRQNLMALFRLLFVFLIIVTVFSVIFHELMEREGQHHSWVTGFYWTLTVMSTLGFGDITFSSDLGRLFSIVVLVTGVVFLLVLLPFTFIEFFYAPWMRAQQATHAPRELPATMKRHVILTLHGPITKLLVKMLKKHHHPYVVLVPTLTEALDLHENNVPVVLGEYSDPETYQKLRIEQAAMVVTTRSDIINTNVTFSVREISENIPIIASARSSAAVDALELSGVTHILNLEEMMGQALSRRVVGGDSKAHVIGVMDKLVIAEAAAAGTELVGKTIAESKIKPITGVTLVGFWNHGKLLPVAPDTQICDSSIFILGGTHDQIEKYNTAFGHQSNKKSSVVIVGGGRVGRATALALDEQEVEWKMIERLAKRVKFHDRTLVGDGSEFDLLVKAGLHEASTVIITTHDDDTNIFLTIFYRRLRKSLQIISRCTQEENVARLHRAGANVVLSYSTMSANTILNYLRGSETLLLAEGVSIFTAKTPKVLEGTTLAKSQVRSKTGCSIIATDQDGKRRINPDPDTVLHEGKSLIMIGSLAAEEKFFEIYEPEI
- a CDS encoding 3-keto-disaccharide hydrolase; translation: MKTTTLCFAIATCCLFAACSKKTESSNQPTDATASENLLDAWSYVLVDEDVKKEDVWSEKDGVIICKGEPLGYLVTKESYQDFKLELDWRWAPGTAPGNSGVLLRIAGEPATFMPKCVEAQLKSGSAGDLWAFFGASMEGEPSRFREIKDHKDLGDFKGIAKIKAAEKAPGEWNHYEITLSGGKINVVVNGEAVNQASGLDVLSGPIGLQSEGGEIHFRNFKVTPQ
- a CDS encoding peptide chain release factor 3, encoding MSTSTITNPVSAAAAHEISRRRTFAIISHPDAGKTTLTEKLLLYGGAIGLAGSVTSKKEQQSTSSDWMAMEKERGISVSSTVLQFEYNDCCVNLLDTPGHHDFSEDTYRVLSAVDAAVMVIDAGKGIEAQTLKLFDVCRRRGVPIFVFVNKMDRPSRPPLELLDELEKVLKLAPAPVNWPLGDGERFRGVYDREKAEVNLFERTTGGTFKAPLEVAGIEDDKVREALSDDLYETVTQEVELLDGLTEPLEIDRVLAGEQMPIYFGSAMNNFGVQNMLESFLQMAPPPAGRVSDGKMVEPNTDSFSGFVFKIQANMNPRHRDRAVFIRIVSGVFERDMQVVDQRSGKKVRLANAQKLFGQDRETLDTAYAGDILALVGNYNFLIGDTLTSAPKVVYKEMPRFTPECFTYIVNKDTANIKRYRSGMEQLMKEGVAQAYHVHGSLQAVPMLGAVGPLQFEVLQARLIAEYGVETRLEHSPWSVVQWFDEHEPDPLRRDRNAPKVHLPTGSAIARDQDGQWVVLLSSKYMLGVLHDRNDHLTFRDHAYGEE
- a CDS encoding endonuclease/exonuclease/phosphatase family protein, giving the protein MMNPAFHSCLKILCASLTLILTINLRAAEPDPHPETLRVMSYNTWYVFAKGKAIEAGGKWIHSQTPDVVALQELTNIKPEKLEQLAASWGHNHSSLLKTSGFSVGLTSRWPIKVIEKGQKGMHHGFLHAKTHGVHYFVVHLSPFKWEVRQREANILTKKITPLLKQGERIIVLGDFNAYSPEDQPWLEPADNTQTLEKKKQDDAQHAHMQNLKDGAFDYAVLNTFLSSGLTDTAKGHLPEKAESRLSFPTGILTDKQSAVTSGERIDFILASGNLYSKVQSCRIITDGVVNQISDHYPVITDFSTD